A genomic segment from Peribacillus sp. ACCC06369 encodes:
- a CDS encoding L-threonine 3-dehydrogenase: protein MKKVLVTGALGQIGSELTLKMREIYGSDNIIATDIRKTDSDVVQSGPFETLDVTDEKAMFNMAKKHEVDTIIHLAALLSATAEKKPLLAWHLNMGGLVNALESARELDCQLFTPSSIGAFGPSTPKDCTPQDIIQRPNTMYGVNKVSGELLCDYYHHKFGVDTRGLRFPGLISYVTPPGGGTTDYAVEIYYESIKNKRYTSYIDKGTYMDMMYMPDALAAIINLMEADASKLKHRNSFNVSAMSFDPEQIAAEIKRHIPEFVMNYDVDPVRQSIADSWPNTIDSTCAKEEWGFKAEYDLEKMTNDMLVKLKLRSLLVTA, encoded by the coding sequence ATGAAAAAGGTCTTGGTAACGGGGGCTTTAGGTCAAATAGGTTCAGAACTTACGCTGAAAATGAGAGAGATTTATGGATCTGATAATATCATTGCAACAGATATTCGGAAAACGGACAGCGATGTTGTCCAATCAGGTCCATTCGAGACTTTAGATGTTACAGATGAAAAAGCGATGTTTAATATGGCAAAAAAACATGAAGTGGATACGATCATACATTTAGCTGCTTTATTGTCAGCAACAGCTGAAAAGAAGCCTCTATTAGCTTGGCATTTAAACATGGGCGGATTGGTCAATGCTTTGGAATCGGCACGGGAACTTGATTGCCAATTATTTACACCGAGTTCAATTGGTGCGTTTGGTCCAAGCACACCTAAGGATTGTACACCGCAAGACATCATTCAAAGACCGAATACGATGTACGGAGTTAATAAGGTATCAGGGGAGTTATTATGTGATTATTACCATCATAAATTTGGGGTTGATACGAGGGGTCTTCGATTCCCGGGATTGATTTCATATGTTACACCTCCCGGCGGGGGAACAACCGATTATGCAGTTGAAATTTACTACGAATCGATTAAAAACAAGCGATATACTTCTTACATTGATAAGGGAACGTATATGGATATGATGTATATGCCTGACGCATTAGCTGCCATCATTAACCTAATGGAGGCCGATGCCTCAAAATTAAAACATCGGAATTCTTTCAATGTGTCTGCAATGAGCTTTGATCCGGAGCAAATTGCAGCCGAGATAAAAAGGCATATTCCGGAATTTGTCATGAATTATGACGTAGATCCAGTAAGACAATCCATTGCCGATAGTTGGCCAAATACAATAGATTCAACCTGTGCAAAAGAAGAGTGGGGATTTAAGGCGGAATATGATTTGGAAAAAATGACGAATGATATGTTGGTGAAGCTGAAATTAAGGTCACTTTTAGTAACAGCATAA
- the rlmD gene encoding 23S rRNA (uracil(1939)-C(5))-methyltransferase RlmD, whose protein sequence is MTNIQDTKLEVNQTLPLTIKRLGINGEGVGYFKKKVVFVPGALPGEEIVALVTKVQPNFTEAKIKTIRKESPHRIAAPCPVYAECGGCQLQHLSYDQQLVEKRDIVIQAMERHSEFPVSSLNIKETIGMEDPWNYRNKSQYQVGQKDGKLIAGLYGLNSHTLIDIPNCLVQHKATNKVTRTVKKILKNLNISIYNERKRKGVIRTVITRVGFETGEVQVVLVTGAEEIPQKDQLLKQIRDQLPEVKSVVQNINNQNTSLIFGEKTIHLAGEKVINETLGDISYELSARTFFQLNPVQTVRLYDEVKKAAALTGTEKVVDAYCGVGTIGLWLSENAKEVRGMDVIKESIEDAKKNAKKHNRNNVYYETGKAENILPRWTKEGWKPDVLVVDPPRSGCDQSLLQTILKVKPKTIVYVSCNPSTLAKDLQELSSSYSVETMQPVDMFPQTSHVEVVTSLKLIKE, encoded by the coding sequence ATGACAAACATTCAAGATACAAAACTGGAAGTGAATCAAACCCTTCCCCTTACCATTAAACGGCTTGGCATTAACGGAGAGGGAGTCGGTTATTTTAAAAAGAAAGTCGTCTTCGTCCCTGGAGCATTACCAGGTGAAGAAATTGTAGCTTTGGTCACAAAAGTACAGCCAAACTTTACCGAAGCGAAAATTAAAACCATCCGGAAAGAATCGCCACATCGGATTGCAGCACCATGTCCGGTTTACGCAGAGTGCGGCGGATGTCAGTTACAGCATTTAAGCTATGACCAGCAGCTTGTAGAAAAACGCGATATCGTCATTCAAGCGATGGAACGTCATTCGGAATTCCCAGTTTCTTCATTAAATATAAAAGAAACGATCGGCATGGAAGATCCATGGAATTATCGCAATAAAAGTCAGTACCAAGTAGGCCAAAAAGATGGCAAATTGATTGCTGGTCTTTACGGTTTGAATTCCCATACACTGATCGATATCCCGAATTGCCTTGTACAGCATAAGGCAACCAATAAAGTAACACGTACGGTGAAAAAGATACTAAAGAACCTGAATATCTCGATTTATAACGAAAGAAAAAGAAAAGGTGTAATCCGTACGGTCATTACTCGGGTAGGCTTTGAAACAGGTGAAGTGCAGGTTGTCCTTGTCACAGGAGCGGAAGAAATTCCACAAAAGGATCAGCTGCTTAAACAAATTCGTGACCAACTGCCAGAAGTGAAATCGGTCGTTCAAAACATCAACAACCAAAACACCTCACTTATCTTTGGGGAAAAAACGATTCATTTGGCAGGCGAAAAAGTCATCAACGAAACATTGGGTGACATATCATACGAACTATCAGCGCGTACATTCTTCCAGCTTAACCCGGTCCAAACTGTTCGCTTATATGATGAAGTGAAAAAAGCAGCAGCTTTAACCGGCACGGAAAAAGTCGTTGACGCTTATTGCGGCGTAGGGACCATTGGACTATGGCTGTCTGAAAATGCCAAAGAAGTCCGAGGAATGGACGTCATTAAAGAATCCATTGAGGACGCCAAGAAAAATGCAAAAAAACATAATCGTAACAATGTATACTATGAAACAGGCAAAGCCGAGAATATCCTGCCACGCTGGACCAAAGAAGGCTGGAAACCGGATGTACTCGTCGTCGATCCGCCAAGATCAGGCTGTGATCAATCCCTACTGCAAACAATCTTGAAAGTTAAACCGAAAACCATTGTGTACGTATCATGTAACCCATCCACATTGGCGAAGGACTTACAAGAACTAAGCAGTTCATATAGCGTTGAAACCATGCAGCCGGTGGACATGTTCCCGCAGACGAGTCATGTTGAAGTAGTTACCTCGTTGAAGCTGATTAAAGAATAA
- a CDS encoding DUF1456 family protein has protein sequence MHNHDILIRLRYALDIKNNDMVEIFKLGDIEVTREEVMQMLTKPKDDYYDEYDDDIDEDEEGINCNNMMLESFLNGLIIFKRGRQEPKPGQPQSQAPAVKNKESVNNILLKKLKIALTLTSEDMIDILEEAGVMITKGELSAILRKVGHRNYKECGDRYARNFLKGLALKYRG, from the coding sequence ATGCATAATCATGATATATTAATTCGATTAAGATACGCGCTGGATATAAAAAATAACGATATGGTAGAGATATTTAAACTTGGGGACATTGAAGTGACAAGAGAAGAAGTCATGCAGATGCTCACAAAACCAAAAGATGATTACTATGATGAATACGACGATGATATAGATGAAGATGAAGAAGGGATAAACTGCAATAACATGATGTTAGAGTCCTTTTTAAATGGCTTGATCATTTTTAAAAGAGGGAGACAAGAGCCAAAACCTGGTCAGCCTCAAAGCCAGGCACCGGCTGTAAAGAATAAGGAAAGTGTGAATAATATCCTTCTGAAGAAACTGAAAATAGCATTGACATTAACCAGTGAGGATATGATTGATATCTTGGAGGAAGCAGGAGTCATGATAACCAAAGGAGAACTAAGCGCTATTTTAAGAAAAGTTGGCCATAGGAATTATAAAGAGTGCGGAGATCGATACGCCAGGAATTTCTTAAAAGGATTAGCTTTGAAATATAGGGGATAA
- a CDS encoding YfkD famly protein, whose protein sequence is MRRIIFITMFALFAFIQANVGFAADIPGDIATPNKVKIPPSVLNIAKENTYPNSTQDLPMLQPSKFAEQLIDSSDIKIENPELIHMLNESAIAKAPLAFGYRATIYLGHWALNYESSETAPNWEYQKINMNYYDNRGGEVPYRIRYVQESQKAISGGLTAKIPKAEDVQKMMLLKATEKTNLPLAFETIIGAGTKKDQVYNVASNRIGYLSSYASAVNEKGKVTYGEVYLNLKGNKRTITIKNITSQGIGAWIPVQDHVSFSFTVSQQPR, encoded by the coding sequence ATGAGAAGAATTATTTTTATTACGATGTTTGCCCTATTTGCCTTCATTCAGGCTAATGTAGGTTTTGCAGCAGATATACCAGGAGATATAGCAACTCCGAATAAGGTGAAAATCCCACCTTCCGTATTGAATATTGCAAAGGAGAATACGTATCCGAACTCGACTCAAGATCTGCCAATGCTACAGCCGAGTAAGTTTGCCGAACAATTGATTGATTCGTCGGATATAAAGATTGAAAATCCAGAACTCATTCATATGTTGAATGAATCAGCAATTGCAAAGGCTCCGCTTGCTTTTGGATACAGGGCGACCATTTACCTTGGCCATTGGGCATTGAATTATGAGTCTTCGGAAACTGCCCCAAACTGGGAATACCAAAAGATCAATATGAATTACTATGATAATCGCGGCGGTGAAGTTCCATACAGGATCCGTTACGTCCAGGAAAGTCAGAAGGCAATAAGTGGCGGTCTGACCGCCAAAATCCCTAAGGCTGAGGATGTTCAAAAGATGATGCTTTTAAAAGCCACGGAAAAAACCAATTTGCCATTGGCTTTCGAAACGATCATCGGAGCTGGTACGAAAAAAGATCAAGTATACAATGTTGCTTCAAATAGGATTGGTTATTTATCCAGTTATGCTTCCGCCGTCAATGAAAAAGGAAAGGTCACATATGGGGAAGTATATTTGAATCTAAAAGGAAATAAAAGAACCATAACGATCAAGAACATCACTTCACAAGGAATCGGGGCATGGATACCGGTTCAGGACCATGTTTCCTTCAGCTTTACAGTCTCGCAGCAACCCAGGTAA
- a CDS encoding glycine C-acetyltransferase: MSSEILNKFLKENLEDLKEKGLYNVIDPVEGPNGPVITIAGRELINLSSNNYLGLATDRRLIEACIEATKTYGVGAGAVRTINGTLDIHVKLEEKLAEFKHTEAAIAYQSGFNCNMAAISGVMDKHDAILSDELNHASIIDGCRLSKAKIIPFIHSDMDDLRAKARQAKESGLYNKVMIITDGVFSMDGDIAKLPEIVEIAEEFDLITYVDDAHGSGVLGNGAGTVKHFGLSDRVDFQIGTLSKAIGVVGGYVAGKKDLIDWLKVRSRPFLFSTAVTPGAVAASIEAIDILMNSSDLQNKLWENSEYLKKGLKELGFDIGESETPITPCIIGDEAKTQQFSKRLNEEGVYAKSIVFPTVPKGTGRVRNMPTAAHTKEMLDSALAIYEKVGKEMSII, translated from the coding sequence ATGTCTAGTGAAATATTAAATAAATTTTTGAAAGAAAATTTGGAAGATTTAAAAGAAAAAGGCCTTTACAACGTTATTGATCCTGTAGAAGGTCCAAACGGTCCGGTAATCACCATTGCAGGCAGAGAGTTAATTAATTTATCATCAAATAACTATTTAGGTTTAGCGACAGATCGACGATTGATAGAGGCTTGCATAGAAGCAACGAAAACATATGGTGTCGGAGCTGGTGCCGTTCGTACGATCAACGGAACATTGGATATTCATGTCAAATTAGAAGAAAAGCTTGCTGAATTTAAACATACAGAAGCGGCGATTGCTTATCAATCGGGCTTCAATTGTAATATGGCAGCGATTTCAGGAGTGATGGATAAACATGATGCCATTCTTTCGGATGAATTGAATCATGCTTCTATCATTGATGGATGCCGATTATCCAAAGCAAAGATTATTCCCTTCATTCATTCGGACATGGACGATTTACGAGCGAAAGCACGTCAAGCAAAAGAGTCCGGATTGTATAACAAGGTCATGATCATTACTGATGGCGTTTTCTCGATGGATGGGGATATTGCCAAGCTCCCTGAAATTGTTGAGATTGCAGAAGAGTTTGATTTAATTACTTATGTTGATGATGCACATGGCTCAGGGGTATTGGGTAATGGTGCTGGAACGGTAAAACACTTCGGGTTATCGGATAGAGTGGATTTCCAAATTGGAACTTTATCCAAAGCGATAGGTGTTGTAGGTGGCTATGTAGCAGGAAAGAAAGATTTAATTGATTGGTTAAAAGTGAGAAGTCGTCCATTTTTATTTTCAACTGCTGTCACACCGGGAGCAGTTGCAGCTAGTATAGAAGCCATTGATATTTTGATGAATAGCTCAGATCTTCAAAATAAGCTATGGGAAAATAGCGAGTACTTGAAAAAGGGCCTAAAAGAATTAGGGTTTGATATCGGGGAGAGCGAAACACCGATTACGCCTTGCATTATAGGAGATGAAGCAAAAACGCAGCAATTCAGTAAGAGACTGAATGAAGAAGGCGTGTATGCTAAATCCATCGTATTTCCTACCGTTCCAAAGGGAACAGGAAGAGTGAGGAATATGCCTACAGCTGCTCATACAAAAGAGATGCTGGATAGTGCACTAGCCATTTATGAAAAAGTAGGAAAAGAGATGTCGATCATTTAA
- the yfkAB gene encoding radical SAM/CxCxxxxC motif protein YfkAB — translation MSIIKQDLLTPITPKYDPWEAYMDVEQYGKLSLTNVEFTTTTLCNMRCEHCAVGYTLQPKDPDALPLELLIQRLDEIPLLRSLSITGGEPMLSRKQVKNYVLPLLKYARSRGVRTQINSNLTLDLEWYEEIIPYFDVLHISHNWGTIDEFIDIGFAMMDRKPSWEQRKKLFDKMIENSRALTKAGVLVSAETMLNKRTLPHLEHIHRQIVDEMGCQRHEIHPMYPSDFASALETLSLENMRDAIHHLLDIRDENVWMLFGTLPFYPCNNGKEDIELLQRLYDSHKVTVRNDPDGRSRLNVNIFTGEVIVTDFGDAPTLGNIIDRPLTESYDTWMNSKLANELNCHCPAVKCLGPNVLVKNAYYPKEDFRIRKSTI, via the coding sequence ATGTCAATAATCAAGCAAGACCTTTTAACACCAATTACACCCAAGTATGATCCTTGGGAAGCATATATGGACGTTGAACAATATGGAAAGCTCAGCCTGACCAACGTGGAGTTCACAACCACCACACTTTGCAATATGCGTTGTGAGCATTGTGCTGTCGGTTACACACTTCAGCCCAAGGATCCCGATGCTCTGCCACTGGAATTACTGATTCAGCGCCTTGATGAGATTCCTTTGCTTCGCTCGCTCAGCATCACTGGCGGAGAACCGATGCTATCAAGAAAACAAGTGAAGAATTATGTTTTGCCTCTATTGAAATATGCCCGTAGCCGCGGGGTACGGACACAAATCAATTCCAATTTGACCCTTGACTTGGAATGGTATGAGGAAATCATTCCCTATTTTGATGTCCTGCACATTTCCCATAACTGGGGAACGATAGATGAATTCATTGATATCGGCTTCGCCATGATGGACCGAAAACCATCGTGGGAACAGCGAAAGAAATTATTTGATAAAATGATCGAAAATTCCCGTGCCCTGACAAAGGCTGGTGTGCTGGTTTCAGCAGAAACGATGCTTAATAAACGCACTTTGCCCCATCTTGAACATATTCACAGACAGATCGTCGATGAAATGGGATGTCAAAGGCATGAAATTCATCCGATGTATCCAAGCGACTTCGCTTCAGCACTTGAAACGTTATCATTGGAGAATATGCGTGATGCGATTCATCATTTGCTTGATATCCGTGATGAAAATGTATGGATGCTTTTCGGTACCCTGCCATTTTATCCTTGCAATAACGGTAAAGAGGATATTGAGCTGCTTCAACGCCTTTATGATTCACATAAAGTGACTGTTCGAAATGACCCTGATGGACGTTCCCGGTTGAACGTTAATATTTTCACCGGGGAAGTTATAGTGACCGACTTCGGTGATGCACCTACATTGGGAAATATCATTGATCGGCCATTGACCGAATCGTATGACACATGGATGAATTCAAAACTGGCCAATGAATTGAACTGCCACTGCCCGGCAGTCAAATGTCTCGGCCCAAATGTTCTCGTCAAGAATGCCTACTACCCAAAGGAAGACTTTAGGATCAGGAAGTCAACCATATGA
- the cax gene encoding calcium/proton exchanger: MVNKIFLGLVLLGVPLSVIGSLLHWPSVIMFIVYCLTIVALAGFMGRATESLAIVMGPRIGGLLNATFGNAVELIISIFSLKAGLVGVVLASLTGSVLGNLLLVAGLSFFIGGTKYKRQKFSVFDARHNAGLLIFAVIVAFVIPEVFTQNMSESSTMSLSVGISIILILLYLAALFFKLVTHRGVYQHTEQTEEHEEEEPEWSKKKAIIILAAATLAVAFVSEKLVHTFSEVGETFGWTELFIGVIIVAIVGNAAEHASAVIMAYKNKMDVAVEIAVGSTLQVAMFVAPVLVLISLMYPTHMPLVFTWPELISMVTAVFLMIMISNDGETNWFEGLTLLAAYFIMGIGFYLL, encoded by the coding sequence ATCGTGAATAAAATATTTTTGGGGCTTGTCCTGTTAGGTGTCCCCTTATCTGTCATTGGGTCTTTATTGCATTGGCCGAGCGTAATCATGTTCATAGTATATTGCTTAACAATCGTCGCGCTTGCAGGCTTCATGGGCCGGGCGACTGAAAGCTTAGCGATAGTTATGGGACCAAGGATTGGCGGACTATTGAATGCAACCTTTGGTAATGCAGTAGAATTGATCATATCCATCTTTTCATTAAAAGCGGGACTAGTGGGTGTCGTATTGGCGTCTTTGACTGGTTCCGTTTTAGGAAACTTATTGTTGGTGGCAGGACTATCATTCTTTATCGGAGGGACCAAATATAAACGGCAGAAATTTAGTGTATTCGATGCGAGGCATAATGCCGGCCTGTTAATTTTTGCTGTTATTGTAGCCTTCGTCATACCGGAAGTATTCACACAAAACATGAGTGAATCAAGCACGATGTCGTTAAGTGTCGGAATTTCCATCATTTTGATCTTATTATACCTTGCTGCATTATTCTTTAAATTGGTTACTCACCGAGGGGTATATCAGCATACGGAGCAAACCGAGGAACATGAAGAGGAAGAACCGGAGTGGAGCAAGAAAAAGGCAATTATAATACTTGCTGCCGCTACATTGGCTGTTGCGTTCGTATCGGAGAAACTTGTCCATACGTTCAGCGAAGTGGGGGAAACCTTCGGATGGACGGAGTTATTCATCGGAGTCATTATCGTTGCGATCGTGGGTAACGCGGCAGAACATGCTTCCGCCGTCATAATGGCCTATAAAAATAAAATGGATGTCGCTGTGGAGATTGCCGTTGGTTCCACACTTCAAGTTGCGATGTTCGTAGCACCTGTACTCGTACTGATTTCGTTAATGTATCCAACACATATGCCGCTTGTTTTTACATGGCCAGAACTGATATCAATGGTTACAGCAGTCTTTCTGATGATCATGATTTCGAATGACGGGGAAACGAACTGGTTTGAAGGCCTTACCCTATTGGCTGCTTACTTCATTATGGGGATTGGATTTTACTTATTATAA
- the pdaA gene encoding delta-lactam-biosynthetic de-N-acetylase: MKKMVIFSAFICLICSLASPAFAESYNWGFNKGRNGTPADAGKKFNEMLPKYEAIYKGDTKKKDVYLTFDNGYENGYTAQILDVLKKHKAPGAFFVTGHYLKTAPELVIRMANEGHIVGNHSWNHPDMTSVTDDVIRTELERVKKATEKLTGQQGMNYLRPPRGVFNERTMKIAKREGYYHIFWSLAYRDWIVDQQKGAAFAHDEVLKQIHPGAILLLHTVSRDNAEALDSILTDLEKQGYTFSSLDDLMIEKQLPNRMLY; this comes from the coding sequence ATGAAAAAAATGGTGATTTTTTCCGCTTTTATATGCTTGATATGCTCTTTGGCAAGTCCAGCTTTTGCGGAATCCTATAACTGGGGTTTCAATAAAGGAAGAAATGGGACACCTGCCGATGCCGGTAAAAAATTCAATGAAATGCTGCCTAAATATGAAGCGATTTATAAAGGGGATACAAAGAAAAAAGACGTTTATTTAACATTTGATAACGGTTATGAAAATGGTTATACGGCACAGATTTTAGATGTTCTGAAGAAACATAAGGCTCCGGGAGCTTTTTTTGTCACGGGTCATTATTTAAAAACGGCGCCTGAGCTTGTTATCCGTATGGCTAATGAAGGGCATATCGTGGGGAACCATTCATGGAACCATCCGGATATGACCAGCGTGACGGACGATGTCATTCGCACTGAGCTCGAGCGGGTAAAAAAAGCGACGGAAAAATTAACCGGGCAACAGGGAATGAATTACTTAAGGCCGCCTCGTGGGGTATTTAATGAAAGAACAATGAAAATCGCAAAAAGAGAAGGGTATTACCACATCTTTTGGTCACTGGCATATAGAGACTGGATTGTCGATCAACAAAAGGGTGCCGCGTTTGCACACGATGAGGTGCTTAAGCAGATACATCCCGGCGCGATATTATTACTGCATACAGTATCGAGGGATAATGCGGAAGCACTTGACTCGATACTGACGGATCTTGAAAAACAGGGATACACATTCAGCAGCCTTGATGATTTAATGATTGAGAAACAATTGCCAAACCGAATGCTTTATTAA
- a CDS encoding SE1561 family protein has product MGKSITGKNEQLTYLKERLTMFMEVLDHIEPENTELEDIDRLIDMLDDLEGKVEQFKTREE; this is encoded by the coding sequence ATGGGAAAATCCATTACAGGTAAAAACGAACAATTAACATACTTAAAAGAACGCCTAACGATGTTCATGGAGGTTCTTGATCATATCGAACCTGAAAATACTGAACTGGAAGATATAGACCGCTTAATCGACATGTTAGATGATTTGGAAGGCAAAGTTGAACAATTCAAAACCAGGGAAGAATAA
- a CDS encoding fumarate hydratase, producing MDIQKFQESMYSLIVETSTNLPKDVRRAVKSAKQRENAGTRSALSLATITNNITMADDNVSPICQDTGLPTFKIKTPVGVNQLEIKEAIRNAIILATKGGKLRPNAVDSLSGENSGDNLGEGLPVMKFDQWEKDYIDVRLILKGGGCENKNIQYSLPMELEGLGKAGRDLDGIRKCVLHSVYQAQGQGCSAGFIGVGIGGDRSSGYDLAKAQLFRSNEDVNPNEDLRKLEDYIMKTANELGIGTMGFGGETTLLGCKIGVMHRIPASFFVSVAYNCWAFRRLGVKVNPETGEINEWLYQEGEKIDFALEAEKEAKEEVAAAVEPDVEASREITLQAPITEEQIRELKVGDVVHINGRMYTGRDAIHKHLSENPAPIDLDGQIIYHCGPVMLKDEEGKWHVKAAGPTTSIREEPYQGDIMKRFGIRAVIGKGGMGPKTLEALSEHGGVYLNAIGGAAQYYADCIKSVEGVNFTEFGIPEAMWHLNVEGFTAVVTMDSHGNSLHKDVQQSSLEKLAQFKEPVFK from the coding sequence TTGGATATTCAAAAATTCCAAGAAAGTATGTACAGTCTTATCGTTGAAACTTCAACGAATCTTCCAAAGGATGTTCGTCGTGCGGTCAAAAGTGCAAAACAACGTGAAAATGCAGGTACTCGTTCTGCATTGAGCTTGGCCACCATCACGAATAATATTACAATGGCTGACGACAATGTATCACCGATTTGTCAGGATACGGGTCTGCCGACTTTCAAAATAAAAACTCCAGTTGGCGTGAACCAACTTGAAATAAAAGAAGCAATCCGAAATGCAATCATTTTAGCAACAAAGGGCGGAAAACTTCGTCCAAACGCCGTTGACTCTTTATCGGGTGAAAATAGCGGGGATAACCTTGGGGAAGGTCTTCCTGTCATGAAGTTCGATCAATGGGAAAAAGACTACATTGATGTTCGTCTCATCTTAAAAGGCGGCGGCTGTGAAAACAAAAACATCCAATACAGTCTTCCTATGGAGCTTGAAGGATTGGGGAAAGCGGGCCGTGACTTGGACGGAATCCGTAAATGTGTCCTTCACTCTGTTTACCAAGCACAAGGACAAGGCTGCAGTGCCGGCTTCATCGGCGTTGGTATCGGCGGTGACCGTTCATCCGGATATGATCTGGCTAAGGCTCAACTTTTCCGCAGTAATGAAGATGTGAATCCGAATGAAGATCTTCGTAAACTTGAAGATTACATCATGAAGACAGCTAATGAATTGGGAATCGGCACGATGGGCTTTGGCGGCGAAACTACACTGCTTGGATGTAAAATCGGTGTCATGCACCGTATTCCTGCAAGCTTTTTCGTATCCGTGGCTTATAACTGCTGGGCTTTCCGCCGTTTAGGAGTGAAAGTTAATCCGGAAACAGGCGAAATCAATGAGTGGTTATATCAAGAAGGAGAGAAAATCGACTTCGCTCTAGAAGCAGAAAAAGAAGCGAAGGAAGAAGTGGCAGCCGCTGTAGAACCCGACGTTGAAGCTTCCCGTGAAATCACCCTGCAAGCACCTATCACGGAAGAGCAAATCCGTGAATTGAAAGTTGGTGACGTAGTTCATATTAACGGCAGAATGTATACGGGCCGTGACGCTATCCACAAACATTTATCTGAAAATCCTGCTCCAATCGACCTGGATGGACAAATCATCTATCACTGTGGACCAGTAATGCTGAAGGACGAAGAAGGTAAATGGCATGTGAAGGCTGCGGGACCAACAACAAGTATTCGTGAAGAACCATACCAAGGTGATATCATGAAACGATTTGGCATCCGTGCAGTTATCGGTAAAGGCGGAATGGGACCAAAAACACTTGAGGCACTAAGTGAACACGGCGGCGTTTATCTAAACGCAATCGGCGGAGCTGCTCAATATTATGCAGACTGCATCAAATCCGTAGAAGGCGTGAACTTCACTGAATTTGGTATTCCTGAAGCAATGTGGCATCTGAATGTTGAAGGATTTACAGCCGTTGTTACCATGGATTCACATGGTAACAGCTTGCATAAAGATGTTCAGCAATCTTCATTGGAAAAATTGGCACAATTCAAAGAACCAGTTTTTAAATAA
- a CDS encoding DNA-3-methyladenine glycosylase, whose protein sequence is MWTEKLQVQGPYNFDLVLERLSLDPLQVVDFTNRTVKVPLYIEKEPIVLQVQAIGNIEEPFFIIKGHSEEDKSKAIERLKKVFHWHQPLEGVSQHFRESDLREIFEEHRGTAIVLDFDYYSCLVKCIIHQQLNLSFAHTLTERFVKTFGYQIEGAWFYPTPETTAQLQVEQLRAIQFSGRKAEYVIGLSEQIIQGHLNLGIMDKLSDQEVMDTLIKIRGIGRWTAENFLLFGLGRQNLFPKADIGIQNALKILYGLPQKPTQEEMESYSVNWAPYLSYASLYLWRSIEKRSEKK, encoded by the coding sequence GTGTGGACAGAAAAATTACAGGTTCAAGGACCCTATAATTTCGATCTAGTTCTCGAACGATTATCGTTAGACCCACTTCAGGTAGTTGATTTTACTAACAGGACGGTAAAAGTTCCGCTATATATAGAAAAAGAACCAATCGTTTTGCAGGTTCAGGCAATTGGGAATATCGAAGAACCATTTTTTATCATCAAAGGTCATTCAGAAGAGGACAAGTCTAAAGCAATCGAACGGTTAAAAAAGGTTTTTCATTGGCATCAGCCATTAGAAGGCGTTTCCCAGCATTTTCGGGAATCCGATTTGCGGGAAATCTTCGAGGAGCACCGCGGTACAGCCATAGTCTTGGACTTCGATTACTACAGTTGCCTCGTCAAATGCATCATACATCAGCAATTAAACCTATCTTTTGCTCATACGCTCACGGAACGATTCGTTAAAACATTCGGCTACCAGATAGAAGGTGCCTGGTTTTATCCGACACCGGAAACAACCGCCCAACTTCAAGTTGAGCAATTAAGGGCCATTCAATTCAGTGGCCGGAAAGCGGAATACGTCATCGGGCTTTCCGAGCAAATCATTCAGGGCCATCTCAATCTTGGTATAATGGATAAGCTTTCCGATCAAGAGGTTATGGATACACTAATAAAAATACGCGGTATCGGTAGATGGACGGCTGAAAACTTCCTGCTTTTTGGACTCGGCCGGCAGAACCTATTTCCCAAAGCCGATATTGGCATTCAAAATGCCTTGAAAATATTATATGGCTTACCGCAAAAGCCAACCCAAGAAGAAATGGAATCCTATAGTGTGAACTGGGCTCCATATCTAAGCTACGCTTCCCTCTATTTGTGGAGAAGCATCGAAAAACGGAGTGAAAAGAAATGA